In Zonotrichia albicollis isolate bZonAlb1 chromosome 9, bZonAlb1.hap1, whole genome shotgun sequence, the DNA window tccctcccagtgcccaccaggacccccccaagCCCATCCCACCCTCACCAGCATTCCCCaaaccccttcccagcccttgcccagcccccagcccctctcccagtcccagcccggctctctccagctccctcccagtggctcccagcacagcccagtggctCTGACAGCGCCCCCAGGGGCTCCCCCGTACCCCAGTGCCgcctcaggggctgctccaggctgacgtgctccacctggcagctgtagctGAGCCCGCGCCGTGGGGGGGggtttccagcagcaccagcagctggtagGTCCAGTCCCCGTTGGGGACCACGTCGGTGGCCACCACGTGCTCCgagagctcctgctggccctggaaccacctcacctggatggcagcagggtagaaatccatcacggagcagagcaggcggccggggccgggctgggagctTGAGGGGGGCACCAGCGAGATGGACAcgttggggggcactgggagagagCGAGGAGagggctgggtttggctggagagggactgggaatgggcaagggagggactgggagcgaTTGGGGGGGCACTGAGAGAGACGGGACATGGTGGGGCACACTGGGACGGATGTAGGACGTCCGGGCTTGAACGGAGAATGAACTGGGAATTAATTTGGAATGGATTGGGAATAGGCCgagaagaggagggagggaCTTTGGAAGTACTGAGAGCGACTAGGATGGCACTCGGAGGGATTTTGGTGGCCCTGGAATTAACTGGGAATGAAGTGCGCGGCACTGGGAGGCCGAGTCCAGAGCGGGGCCTTCGGGATTTCAGCGCCAGGGACTCTGCATGGCAACCGATGAGTCATCAGTGAGACGCCCTTTCATTGGCTGAAAGGAGCCGGCTACACGGACAACCGGGATGGACACGCcgggcaggcacagggatggactgggacggactgggagaGCCACGGGGGACACTGAGTGGGACAGGAGGCCCCGGGGTTGTTCCGAAgaagggctgagggctctgggctgaTTCTCAGAGACGTTTTGAGGCGCTCCAGGGTcattggcagggcagggcccgaGGGGACACGCTCTGCCCCGCGCTCACCTCGGTGCCCCGTGAGGAACGGGGCAGCAAGCTCGTAGCCGGCCCGGCAGAACGTGTCCACCGCAGCCCGATTATCCTCCAGTATTTCCGGGATTCCGTTGCAGCACCGAGCCTGTGTCTCCCCATAGGGGGTGTCCCCCACGAACACCCCCACGTCGCTGTCGAACATCATGTACTGCTTCCGGTTGTAGATGTACCTCCTCACAAACCTCACCTTCTCCGTACCATTAATGAAGTGACACTCTCTCGTTCTCATCTCCTGGAACACCCCTGTGAGTGCAGAACACAGATccggggctgtccccagcacgCCCCCAGCGCTCCGAGGGCCACCCCGGATCCCCACTCCgcaccccctgtgccccacgGCCGCCATGGGACCCTCCTGCCCGCGCTACCGCTTCCTCTTTGCCGCCCTTTCCCCATTTCCTCTTTCACATCCGCTTCCCGCCCACCTTCGGCCGCTCCCAAATcacttttggggtcccatttccccattttcccacaaATCCCTCAATCTCCAGCCCCCTCAGTTCAGTTTTGGGCTCCCCCCTCGCCTTTTCCCCCCTATCCCCACCCTCTCCtacccctccctcccctccccccacccGTCAGCCCCTCCCGCTCTCCCTTTGGGggtccccttctcctccccctccaTTCCGGGCTCCCCCTTcgcccccttttcccccttctccccccctgtcccagcccctcccgCCCCCTGCTCACCCGAGAGCTCCGCGCCCGCAGCCGGGGgggctcccagcaccaccagtgccaccagcagggccccagctgccgcccctcgccccatggccggggccgggcagggagcagcagccccaaagcagccgcGCTGCGCTGGGAGCGCCAGTCCGGAGCAGGGTGGGCTCGGCAGCGCCGCGCGCTCTCATTGGCTGCCGCCGCTTCTGGGCAGCGATCGGCCACGGGCTCTGCCCGGCAACCGATGAGGCAATCCAACGCCCCGACCTCTCATTGGCAGCATTGCCGCCTGCCTGCGCTCCCATTGGCTGAGGCCTTTCCGGGACGCTGCAGCCCCgagttgggggttttttggcgAGGGGGAACCTTGGGgcgctgggcaggtgggagtTCAGGTGAGCCCAGCAATGCGTGCCCAGGTGTGCGGCATCTCAGGGCAGCTAGTGGCGAGCGGTAATGCTGGCCCGATGCTAGGCACCCCCAGAGccgctctgtccctgccccccgcagccgcacagggacTGAAAATGGAACCGAGGATTCCTGCGTGGGGACAAGGACCGGGAGAGGTCCCTCAGCAAATCCAGCACGGACACAACAGACCCGGCCTGGGCACACGGAGGGAATTTATTACTAACcaaatcacagcagcacaaggagaagggaaagaaatctccCAACACCCTCCTGCCCAACACGGATCACCCAGAACAggggtcaccagggctctgcccaacgGGGGTCACTGGGGATCATGCAGCGCGGATCCTCccatgggggatggagctggagcagcgcacgaagctcttcccacaATCGGGACACTCGCAGCTTCAGACTCTGGGCTACCACCCTGCTGTCTCAGTCCTGATCAGAATTGATAACTGTGGTCAGAAGGTGCCGTCAAAGGcccctgaggctggcagtgtcctgcctgcaccaaggagcaggacctggaagatcttCTGTCCCTGGAACTGGATTGCCTAAAAGAGCAACTCACCATCTGGTGACTGTCAGAAAACAGTTCTCAAGAagatttctttcaaatattttccttcaaaaaatatCCACTGGTCAGGATTATCAACCAAAtggtttagaaaaagaaaccagAGATGAACTAATAAGTGCTCTACTCTAGCACAGGTAGCAGACCCCATACATTCAGTAACAGACACAGAGCTGATGCACTCTGGGGGAAAATGCATCACCTGCCTGATGGCAGGGCCCTTGGGGAACCTGCAGGTCTGaggcagaaaatggaaaaggatgaAATGCATTCTTTTCCAGTTCTTTAGACACCCATTTCTCACCTCAGGTTTTGACCTAAAGCAATTCAGTGTGGACTATTGGGATTTGCTCCAGCCCAATTCCTTCGTGTTGGGTCTCAGTTTTCTCTTGCACACCTTGCATGACAgagggctggtggctgctgtgctgctgttggaaGGGTCGATGCACCCAGGTGTTTGTGAacgctgcaggcagcagagatctcctgtctgggctggctttcactgccagggcctaaagcactgcttctttcttctctgctcttttgtCTCCAGGGCTTTCGGAGCCGTTTCTAAAGGACTCGACAGGGCCACTGGAGGAGAGGTCAGTGCCAACACGCCCAGCACTGccggcagctctgcagggctttcccctctgctgggagctgtggctgcagctctgggggccagcagagctttcctgtccaggctgctcctctgcaggcagagcagtgtcagcctgcagagcacagctgggacagacttGGTCCTTCTCAAGTGCCCAAGGAATGCAAGGAGGGCAGCGGTGTCTGTCAGAGCAGGACACCCTGGCTTGGTCTTCATATCTGAAAGTGTGAATGCATCAGCTGCTGGAGACTGAGGCCCCATTAATCTTCATCCCAGAACAGGATCTTCAGACAGGAACATTATTTAGCTATTTTTCCATCCTGCCTTTCATCTTCAGAGGGAACATCAAGGCCTATTTAGGGAGAGATCCTGCTTGGGCTCAGTTTGGGGTATTAGTCCAACTTCAGCTGTTCACAGAGGGAGATggagagaaatgagaagatGGATGTCCAGAGCAAAGCTCTCTCCTAAATCCTGCAGTTGTGTTTGGGTCTGGTGTCAGTGAcagcctgtgacagggatcaCCTGAGCaatgagtgtgtgtgtctgctttgTTGTGCAATCCCAAACAGAGCAGTTGGATCTGAAATCATGACCAAATCCCATAGAATTGCTAAAGGGTTCCTGGCTGTTTTACTCTGTTTTCACAGAACCAGAATTACCTCCTGCTTGCAAAATGTGTTACAGtaatattattactattattattattattattattattattattattattattattaataataataataataataataataataataataataataataatagtgttGAGGCCATTAGAGAAGACTGTAGGTGCAGAGAATGTTGTTAGACCTTTGAGGCTGACAGCTGAGGGACCATTTCTGCAGAGCTTGCAAGGCCAAATGTCTCTGGCATATGTCCTGTAagcagcccccagctggcagagcaaTGGGCTGTGGGAATGGCccttgctgagctctgctgttccATCCCAAGGTAGTTGGGCCCAGCCCGGCTCCGACTCACTCcgtgtttgctgtggcctcctgcCACAGACTCCTGCAGTTAAAGGGCTGCAATGTCCCTTCAGGTGGCCATCAAGAAAATGAGTCTCAGAGGGCAGAACAGGGAACGAGCTGTGAATGAGATCCTGCTCCTGAAGGACAAGAAGAACCCCAACATTGTCAACTCTTTGGACAGGTGAGTGCTTCAGCTCTTATCCCGTGCCCGGGCCCTGCGTTAACCTTTCCTGGCATCCGGAGTCTGTAGCCTGTTTGGAAAATGCCTGACCCAGCCACATCTTCCCAAAACAACAGCCTGGCAGTTCACTCCCTCCAAGTGCTTTtgttgctttgctttggtttttccttCAAGTTCCTCCCCATTTGCTGTGTCTTCTAACAAGTGCTGATAAAccacagcagaaattatttcccttggCTTCTTCTTCCCAGCCCTTTTCCATTGCTACAGTTGCCAGGAAGATCAGGTTCTTGTGTCTAGAAATGCCTCATTTGCCCAGTTTTAACTGGCCTTGCCTGTTTCTGAAGGGACTTTCTGAAAGGTTTTCTGGCTGCTTTTGTCCCAAGTGCTGCACAGCCTCCTCCCCTGGATAACCCTGGCAGTTGTGTTGCCTTGTTCTGCAGGGAATGGTGGAACTGATGAGTTCAGGAGCTGAACCAGCTGGGGCCAAGGGTTGTGGTTCCACATTGATCTGGGCTGTtgctaaactgcatttttcacctgCTTGCCATCTAAGGCCTCTTCTTTCTCACAggtgtctccttctcctttagactgtgcagattccaagggctgtgcagcctggcaggaatgtctctccatCTGATTCTGTCCTCACTGACAATtgacctggaaacaaaactccacTCCAGGCTTTTCCATGGGGGAATTGAGCTCTGCATGCTCATCTCCATGCCATTGCTTTCCTCTTCCAGCTTCCTTGTTGATGGAGATCTCTGGCTGGTGATGGAATATATGGATGGAGGAACTTTGCAGGACGTTGTCAGACAGACACGCATGGCTGAAGGAGAGATGGCAGCTGTCAGTCGGGAGGTGAGGGATCCTGCTTGTCACTCCATGGCTGGGACACGATGGTCCTTCCAAACAGGGCGTGAGAACAGGAGTGGCTCCATGCTCAGGGCTTTCtttctgtgttgtttgtgtgagctggagaagaaagagcctctgcagtgaACGGCCTGCCAGCATCACTGCACTTCTGCTCTgttcttgttctctctcctgctgttgtggTACTCTCTGTCTGTTTTGGATTTGATTTGCTGTTCTCAGCTTTGCCTTGAACCGTTTGCCTGGAGCTTGTGTGCACTGCACTCGTGGCCTGTCACAGCAAAGCCGCTGCTGGCACAATTCTGGACtgtcctttcttgtgtgatatATTCCGGCCATTGGTTTTTGCCCTGGTGTTTCTtgttctctctcagtgtctgcagggcctggatttCCTCCATTCAGAGCGGGTCATCCACAGGGATCTGAAGAGCTCCAACATCCTCCTGGGCATGGATGGCTCTGTCAGGGAATCAGTAAAAGCCACTGCATGAAAGCTGAGGGTTTCTTGAAGGGTCCAGTTCCATCTTTCCTTGGCTACAGCcctgagggcttttccagctgacTTCACTACTGCACTCTCAGACTGAAAGTGGGGAATCTTGGTGCTTGGTTTCCTCATTCCAGCTGCCTTTGACAGGGTTTGTTtctgtcctcagctgattttgccCTCtgcgctcagctcagccctgagcaggaccagcgcagctccatggtgggcactgctcGCTGGATGGCCCCAGAAGTTGTGACCAGATCTCCTTATGGCCCCAAGGTGGACATCTGGGCCTTTGGCACTGTGACCATCgggatggtggaaggagaaCCTCCTTACTTCAGGGAAACGGCGGCCATGGTAAGAGGCAaattctgcagtggctgcagaggcctgtgagcacagggggACCCTGCACTGGGAACAGCAGCTGGAGGTTTCTGCACATGGGAAGGGAATTCCCAGAGGACTCCAGCCCCAACACAGACGAAGATTATGCAATCTCCAGCAACAATGTGCTTTGGGATTTATGTTGTTGCAGCTCATCTGGCTGTGACGATGACCTGAAAATGTGAAGCAAGTGCATCAGGTCTAATGTTACCTTGCAAGAAAACTCCACACCAACCCCACATCCCAGCCCCAAACCGAACAAGTTTTCTGCAGGAGTTTCTAAAAGAGGTTTTGTGAGATGATTTCCCTCTGATTCTTCTCACTGGAAAACTTGTTGAAAACATAAAGATGATGGTTTAACATCCCCATAGTCTAAAGTATTTCTTTCCTAGTCCAAGCTActttctctgtgtcaccaagcctgAGCTTTCAGCATCACAAACCTCCTGTTTCTTGCCTGGCAGTTTCTGGGATGGGGCATCAGGAATGCATTTACTTGAGTgtcagtggcactgcagagatgcactTGATGTAAGAATCCTCTGAAATAACACAGGCAGACCACACTGACTCTGGAAAATGGCCTGTAAAGCTGGTGTCCACATTTGGAGAAGCAAAATGTGTTATTTCTGATGGAGGTTCCTACTAACAGAGTCAGCCAATGCAACTGGCTCTCAAGGCGAGATCATTTGGAtgttgcagtggctgtggcagccccagggtttgGGTTCTTTGGCTGGCATAGCAAaatgagctgtgagcagcatctgtggcagggaggaaagtgcccctggagctggggctgaggcccgGGGTGGATGTGAGCCCGTGTGGGTgtgaagggagctggcagagcgctgagtttgctttccctgcaggctcgCGCTCGGATCCGGCAGAACGGGAGcccgcagctgcagcagccccggcgCCTGTCGGCTCTGCTGCGGGACTGCCTCGAGTGCAGCCTGGAGCcggacgaggagcggcgctgggctgcccaggagctgctgcagctgagggccaggggctgcaggggaagcagcagcgccAGGGAGGGGTTTTCTTGTGGGGCCCCCTCCGACAGTCTCCAGTCTGGCTGCGTTCCACAGGCAGAGCAAGCAGAATCCTCAcctgctgtggctgggcaggctcctttggagctcatctgggcctggtgccccacagcgagcagggacatcttcaagcaGCTCAGGGGGCTCAGCCTGACCTGAGCTTGGATGTTTCCAGGGAGGAGGCACCTCCCACATCTCTGGGCACCTTCTGTCAGTGTTTCCCCACTCCGCTggttaaaaaattcttccttagaTCTAATCTGAGCCGGCTTCCCTCTCCTGAGTTTCAAACCATGTCCCTTTGTCCTGTTGCAACAGAGCCTGTGAGGAACTTGACTCTGGAAAGTAAcagttcatttctttcctttgtatCCTTTGGGCAGCACCCATTTTTATCATCAGccaagcctctctccagcctgaacCCTCTGATCACTGCAGCAAAGCAACTGAGGGAGCAGTGGAGGAGATGAAGCCCTTGAGGACAGCTTTCAGTTACAGTAGTCAGGACAACTAGTTATTTATGGCAGTTAGCACTGGTAGTCAGTTATGGTAGTTAGCAGTTGTAGTTAGTTTACAGTAGTTAGGACAGCCTGTTTGTTATGGCAGTTTTTTGAATAAAAATTCTCTTAACCCTCAACTGCCTTGCCGTGTGCCTTCCTTGTCCCgctgtgcctcagctgcccggagcaatgtgaggggagagcgggcccagcctggcccagagctgagccccagcagagccctggcagagcccagagcagcctcggcACCTCAGAGTCAGCCTGGAAGGAGGCGCTTGGAGCCTTCTGGGCTGCACCCGGCTCTTGGTTACAAACTGGgtgtgctggaaaatgccacCGGCCCTGCACGAGGGCAGAAGGGGCCCGGGGAAGGCCCAAGTGCTCCATGCAAGGGAAAACCTGCCCTGGCTTTGTTATAAATAACTGGGTAGTGTTGGCTTTTGCTATTATCTATTGACTTCTGCAAAATATTCTTAATCACACCGAGTTTGATAGAGTACAGTTTGTAATCACTTTTACCTCCTTTTCCTACAGTAtaatttgtcagctttttgtggCCAATGCCCTGGCCCCTGTGTAGCTCATATCCTCAGAACATCATTTGTGGATGATATTTTAGTCTGTGGACA includes these proteins:
- the LOC141730114 gene encoding serine/threonine-protein kinase PAK 3-like, with the protein product MSLQVAIKKMSLRGQNRERAVNEILLLKDKKNPNIVNSLDSFLVDGDLWLVMEYMDGGTLQDVVRQTRMAEGEMAAVSRECLQGLDFLHSERVIHRDLKSSNILLGMDGSVRESVKATA